One Vanessa cardui chromosome 14, ilVanCard2.1, whole genome shotgun sequence DNA segment encodes these proteins:
- the LOC124535193 gene encoding uncharacterized protein LOC124535193 gives MDNFDTERFIEEIENRPPLWDSTLEEYSKRELKKQCWDDIVDIFGGKSLTATERRNAEITLQKKWKGIRGCFTRELKRQEKLKAGDFPGPRKSEYTHFQQLQFLRKVVISRDSDEAPDYIYYEVPDFTTNIKKEDDDDDPLQEDRYRRAKKPKYELDDDEDKLFLLSMLSTLQSIPVSKKITTKIKLLTVLEEATRNEDD, from the exons ATGGATAATTTCGATACGGAAAGATTTATAGAAGAAATAGAAAACAGACCACCTTTATGGGATAGTACTTTAGAGGAATATTCTAAGAGAGAATTGAAAAAGCAATGTTGGGATGACATTGTTGATATATTCGGCGGCAAGTCCTTGACAGCCACGGAGCGGAGAAATGCCG aaataacattacaaaagaAATGGAAAGGCATTCGAGGCTGTTTCACACGCGAGCTCAAAAGACAGGAGAAGCTAAAGGCTGGAGATTTTCCGGGACCAAGGAAGTCTGAATACACGCATTTCCAACAACTACAATTCCTCCGTAAAGTGGTTATATCAAGAGACTCAGATGAAGCACCAGATTACATTTACTACGAAGTCCCAGATTTTACAACTAATATTAAGAaggaagatgatgatgatgatcctTTGCAAGAGGACAGGTACAGGCGAGCAAAGAAACCGAAGTACGAATTGGACGATGATGAGGACAAACTATTTCTCCTGTCAATGCTAAGTACGTTGCAGAGTATACCTGTGTCTAAGAAGATAACtactaaaattaaactattgacAGTTCTAGAAGAAGCGACGAGAAACGAAGATGATTAA